The sequence below is a genomic window from Synechococcus sp. PCC 7335.
ATAAATGTTCTCTAGAGTTTAGTAGGATTTGGAAACTTTACCAGTCCTAATTTTCAACTACAGAAAAGATTTTTTGTACGTATCTTAGAAGAAAGAACTTTTCATACCACTAAGCGCACTTATCTTAGGCGAGTACTGATTAAGGGGTACTTAGTTAGGTGCCTAAGCTTGTTCTTGCCGTCGAGAACTCTACGGAGATTATGCGTGAACTAACGCACTTTCCCTATATACCTTTTGTAGAAATCGTTTAGTCTTACTGCCCGTAAAACTACGGGCGGAGAAAAGATACGAGTTTGTCAAAAGGATGCCCTATAGCTATCCTAAACTCGCATACTCGAAAGACTTATAGCTTTCTAAAAGGCTGTGGGAGCTACGACTTGCTAAGTAAAAACACATTTCATGCCCAAATTTCCGAAAAAAAGCCTGAACCTACATAGAAATTAGATCTACGCAGACTCAAGCTCTTCATTGGGTAAATATCTCCAGCCTTTGCCTAGGAAAACCTTATAGTTCAGCTAAACATCAGTAGAAGTTGCGACAGTGGAAGCCTCTCCAATCGGTAGCTCTCTGCTTGAGGGAGTCGCCTCTAATACATCGCCATCGTCGTTATCGCTATCGAATACTAGCCTCAGTAGCGGTGGGGCAATAAACGTCGTCACAATGACCATGACAATAATGGCAGCATCTAACGATTCAGATAAAACGCCACTGGCTGCACCTACACCTGCAAACACCAGACCCACTTCTCCCCTGGGAATCATGCCAAACCCAATGGCTAGTCGATTGATTCCGGGCTGACCAAATACAGCGAATCCGGTAACTGTCTTACCTAGAATAGCGATTACCACCAAGAAGGACGCAATAATCAGTCCCTCCCGATTAGCGGGCTCCAACGGATTCAATACACTAATATCTGTCTGCGCACCCACTGTTACAAAGAAAATAGGAACTAGCATATCGGCTATGGGCGTGATCTGCTCTTCTAACTCTCGCCGCTTTGAAGTCTCAGCCAAAATTAAGCCTGCCGCGAACGCGCCCAGAATCGTTTCTAACTGAATTGCAGCGGCAATATAGGACAGTACAAACGCAAAAATTAGCGAGCTGATGATCAGCTGACCCCTAGTCTGCAGCTGATCGACTAAGGAAACAAATAGTGGGCTAAGCAAACGTCCAATAAAAATAGATCCAACTAGAAAAGCAGCGGCGCCCAAAACTAGATAGACCACATTCAAAATCTCAATCTCGCCTGTCTTAGCTAGGCTAGCAACCACTGCCAGCACAATAATGCCAAGGACGTCGTCTAACACGGCTGCGCCAATAATGATCTGGCCTTCCTTAGAACTCAGCTGCTGCATTTCGGCCAACACCTTGGCTGTAATGCCAATACTCGTTGCCGTTAGCGCTGCACCTGCAAATACAGCCGGAATAGTTCCAATACCAAAAAAAACAATTAGACCGGCTGTTCCGGCTACAAATGGAACGACTACACCAATTATGGCGACTACAGCAGCTTGCGGGCCGACCCGAATGAGTTCTTTCAAGTCTGATTCCAACCCAATCTCAAACAGCAAAATAATGACGCCTAGCTCAGCTAGTACCGATAAAGCTTCGCTTTCGCCGTTAAAGACCATCTGCAAACTTTCTGGGTTTAGATGAGCTGTCATCTGGATGATATTCATCAGAGCAGAGGCAGGCATCTCTGGTCCTTCTGGAAAGACAATAAGATGAAGGGCAGACACACCGACGACTACCCCACCTACTAGCTCACCTAGTACAGCAGGTAGGTTTAGCCGAGCACATAGCTCCCCGCCGACTTTCGCCGCAATAAAGACTGTAATCAGACTGAGCAGTACGCCTGCAATTACAAATGAACCAACTTCTGCCTCGTCAACTTCAGCGAGAAGGGGAATTGTATCTGTCCATGGCCCATGCCATAGCAAGTTGTGGATTGGAATAGGCCAGCCAATAGGATCGATCATGCTGTTTGCGACAACTCATCGTAGTCTAATTTACAGGAGTCACCTACCTATATTTTGTTCATTTAGTCATAAGCTGTCATTTTAAGCTGATCTAAAGCGGTTAGTTTCCTATAACCGTTTCACAATTCATTCTCCATGAAGAGCTGCTCCGCTTGTGCTACACAGTTTGTAGACAGTTTTTGTAGATAGCTACTTCATAGATGGCTACGTTCACAAGGTAGCGACTAGATATCAATATCCAGCATTGAGTGGTAGATAGATCGAGAAATGACGTTCGATTGAGCACTCTAACCGAAGACGCGATGCTGCAAGGATGGCATCTGACGTCGGACCTGCTCTATGCGGGATGGATGAATTTCTGCGATCGCCATCCCTACAGTGTCACCCGCATCCGCCAAAGTAATTCCCCAAGGATCTATAATCATTGCGTGCCCATGGGACTGTCGACGGGCGTTATGAAATCCAGTTTGAGCAGGCGCAATCATATAGCACGTGTTCTCAATTGCTCGAGCTTGTAG
It includes:
- a CDS encoding cation:proton antiporter, which translates into the protein MIDPIGWPIPIHNLLWHGPWTDTIPLLAEVDEAEVGSFVIAGVLLSLITVFIAAKVGGELCARLNLPAVLGELVGGVVVGVSALHLIVFPEGPEMPASALMNIIQMTAHLNPESLQMVFNGESEALSVLAELGVIILLFEIGLESDLKELIRVGPQAAVVAIIGVVVPFVAGTAGLIVFFGIGTIPAVFAGAALTATSIGITAKVLAEMQQLSSKEGQIIIGAAVLDDVLGIIVLAVVASLAKTGEIEILNVVYLVLGAAAFLVGSIFIGRLLSPLFVSLVDQLQTRGQLIISSLIFAFVLSYIAAAIQLETILGAFAAGLILAETSKRRELEEQITPIADMLVPIFFVTVGAQTDISVLNPLEPANREGLIIASFLVVIAILGKTVTGFAVFGQPGINRLAIGFGMIPRGEVGLVFAGVGAASGVLSESLDAAIIVMVIVTTFIAPPLLRLVFDSDNDDGDVLEATPSSRELPIGEASTVATSTDV